AAAGTTTAAAAAAGATTTCAATTCCTGTTTTAAACTTAGATAACGTTTATCACTAATAATTTTATTTAAATATTTACTAAAAGCGCCTTGCGTCTTGCTTATTGACATTTCATTATCATTAAGAACCACAATGACATCACTTTGTAAAAAACCAGCCTGGTTTAACCCTTCAAAAGCTACTCCGGTTTGAATTGAACCATCACCAATCACCACAATTATCTTTTCTTCTGGTTTTTTAAAAAGGGCAAGCCCAACACCAACGGAAATCGCATCGCCAGAATGACCGGAACAAAAAATATCATAAGGACTTTCACTTCTCTTGGGGAAACCGGCTATACCTTCCTTTTTTCTTAAGTTTCTGAATTCTTTACCTCTACCAGTTAAAATCTTATGGGTATAACATTGGTGACCCACATCAAAAAGAATTTTATCTTTATCCAAATCAAAAACATAATGGAGAGCAATTGTTAATTCCACCACCCCTAAATTTGGTGACAGATGGCCACCATTTTTTTCTACAATTTCAATAATATATTCTCTAATCTTTTGGGCTAAATTCTCTAATTCCTTTAAAGAAAGTTTTTTTAACTCCTGAGGATTAATTTTCGTTAAATCCATTTTTTAACCTTTTCTCATATTTTCTTTTCAACTCCCCAAGAAAAGGAATTTCTTCTTTATCTTTAATATCATCTTCGATCTGGAAGAGACTTCCGTAATCTTCTCCGTAAACTGTCCATTTTTCTATATTTTTATCTTTTAGATTTAACAAAAGAGCTGCTATTTGAAAAATTGCTCTAAAAAGAGCCGCGGTCTTTTTCTTTATCATTTTTTCATATTCCTCTTTAGTAAAGTTCTTTTTTTTAATATCCAGAAATTCACCAGCAACCAAATCAGCCGTTGCCTTCGTCAAAATTTTGAAAATCCCAATTTTTAACGAATCTTCTATCTTTAAGTCACTCAAAACTTGAAAGGCTAAGGAAAACAAAGCATCACCAATTAATATTGCTTCTCCTTCACCAAAAACTTTATGAGTTGTCAACCTACCGCGGCGATAATCATCATTATCAATTGCCGGCAAATCATCGTGAACCAAAGAGAAGTTGTGAATTAATTCTATCACTAAACCAATTTTCATTATCTCCTTCTTTTTTATCTTAGTTTTTTTATCTAAAAGAGAAAATAAAAGCAACGGCCTTATTCTCTTGCCGCCGGTCATTGCGTAAAAAATTCCCTTTCGCAACTCTTTCGGATAATCTTTGGTATATTTTTTTAATTCTTCTCTTAAAAACTTTTCAAACTCTTT
This window of the candidate division WOR-3 bacterium genome carries:
- a CDS encoding polyprenyl synthetase family protein; the encoded protein is MKEKKEFEKFLREELKKYTKDYPKELRKGIFYAMTGGKRIRPLLLFSLLDKKTKIKKKEIMKIGLVIELIHNFSLVHDDLPAIDNDDYRRGRLTTHKVFGEGEAILIGDALFSLAFQVLSDLKIEDSLKIGIFKILTKATADLVAGEFLDIKKKNFTKEEYEKMIKKKTAALFRAIFQIAALLLNLKDKNIEKWTVYGEDYGSLFQIEDDIKDKEEIPFLGELKRKYEKRLKNGFNEN